In Vibrio hippocampi, the following are encoded in one genomic region:
- a CDS encoding ricin-type beta-trefoil lectin domain protein: protein MKYRLVVYVLLGLGAAPLAHADNVEIALKHNLDGFLSGYCLDIVGSGSRAALEKGLQSHTCYSYRGDLGIDQVFDSGKFVDNQLYLPQFKVCAQLSEIAVGATVGLSQCDNSELQQIKFAEDGTLRPVKDNLLCLTAGLATKRGRGGTSDHQIKTLTLQSCSEQRQIFQQWYGRTQA from the coding sequence ATGAAATACCGTTTAGTCGTTTATGTTTTGTTGGGACTGGGTGCGGCACCGCTGGCGCATGCAGATAATGTAGAAATTGCTCTTAAACACAATCTTGATGGATTTTTGAGTGGTTATTGCTTAGATATTGTTGGCAGCGGTTCGAGAGCCGCGCTGGAAAAAGGTTTGCAATCCCATACTTGCTATAGCTATCGGGGTGATCTTGGTATTGATCAAGTTTTTGATAGCGGTAAGTTTGTTGATAATCAATTATACCTACCGCAATTTAAGGTTTGTGCTCAGTTAAGTGAAATAGCGGTGGGCGCGACGGTGGGCTTAAGTCAATGTGATAATAGTGAGTTACAGCAGATAAAGTTTGCAGAAGATGGAACACTGCGTCCTGTAAAAGATAACCTACTTTGTCTGACGGCTGGCTTGGCGACGAAGCGGGGTCGTGGCGGCACTTCAGATCATCAAATTAAAACTCTGACTCTACAGTCATGCAGTGAACAAAGGCAGATTTTCCAACAATGGTACGGGCGAACTCAAGCCTGA
- a CDS encoding U32 family peptidase: MVKREQFELLAPGGDLDSIKAAIAAGADAIYCGLDRFNARNRATNLTLENLNGVLSLAHQHNCKIFLTLNVLILESEIAAIVRLLAQLDKTQIDGVIVQDLGLAYLLKHHFPDLDVHASTQLNTHNEGQIELLAQLTASRVNLSRELNIDEIKHLAQFGLQRNVLMEVFVHGSYCIGFSGQCYISSARNGASGNRGRCSQPCREQYQTTKTGNDYPLNLKDNSAFSDLPALVDAGVYSLKVEGRIKKSHYVYTVVDNWRQQIDRFCEQQPLSEDTQALYTVFNRDFSNGFLQGNVGRDMYIDNPRDHAVSHFSEVYRCQTPEQVQAVKRKLYDDKTEIIHTVEQRTKGYSIETPQASSASLKGAVDVPDVRLANVAEDEVQTPKVSVLISHVQDIESLQHQDVDLYYQLPMGLAAELESVCAILDQYPNLNPWFPSILIGDDFTAAKQLLERLRPNLLVTNNSGVGFVAKTLGLDWIAGPQMNTSNSFALACLQQEFAAQGAFLSNELSHKQLKRIKRPLGMRTFYSVYHPNTLLTSRQCLFQQTEGCRKIQINKGCLKRCEKRTSIINLKDNPYVVDKQRGSHNAIYSEHNVLNMDVVKDLPYLLTDVLLDLRDIATETRLHVTKGEFVEQCLSLVQLSSSQQETQLVFEKLVSPVTNRQYQKGI, translated from the coding sequence ATGGTAAAACGTGAGCAATTTGAGCTATTGGCTCCCGGTGGTGATTTGGACTCGATCAAAGCTGCTATCGCCGCAGGTGCTGACGCTATCTACTGTGGATTAGATCGGTTTAATGCCCGTAATCGAGCGACCAACTTGACGCTAGAGAACCTTAATGGCGTCTTGAGCCTTGCCCATCAACATAACTGCAAGATCTTTCTTACCCTTAACGTTCTGATCCTTGAGAGCGAAATCGCCGCGATAGTGCGTCTATTGGCGCAGTTGGATAAAACCCAGATTGATGGGGTTATTGTGCAAGATCTCGGTTTGGCTTACTTACTCAAGCACCATTTTCCTGATCTGGACGTTCACGCCTCTACTCAGCTGAATACACACAATGAAGGGCAGATCGAGTTACTGGCTCAGCTAACGGCAAGCCGAGTTAATCTATCTCGTGAACTGAATATTGATGAGATTAAACACCTCGCCCAGTTTGGCTTGCAGCGCAATGTATTAATGGAAGTCTTTGTTCACGGCTCTTACTGCATCGGCTTTTCGGGACAGTGCTATATCAGTTCCGCTCGTAATGGTGCGTCGGGGAACCGTGGACGATGTAGCCAACCTTGTCGAGAGCAGTACCAGACCACGAAGACCGGTAACGATTATCCGCTCAATTTAAAAGACAACTCGGCATTTTCTGATCTGCCCGCGCTGGTGGATGCGGGGGTGTATTCACTCAAAGTGGAAGGGCGCATCAAAAAGTCGCACTACGTCTATACCGTAGTGGATAATTGGCGTCAGCAAATTGATCGCTTTTGCGAACAGCAGCCTCTTTCTGAGGATACTCAAGCGTTGTATACCGTCTTCAACCGCGATTTCTCGAATGGATTTTTGCAAGGTAATGTCGGTCGAGATATGTACATCGACAATCCGAGAGACCATGCGGTGAGCCATTTTTCTGAGGTGTATCGTTGCCAAACCCCTGAACAAGTACAGGCGGTGAAACGCAAGCTCTATGATGATAAAACCGAAATCATTCACACCGTTGAGCAGCGTACGAAGGGATATTCGATTGAGACGCCTCAAGCAAGCTCGGCGAGCTTAAAAGGTGCGGTCGATGTGCCTGACGTTAGGCTTGCCAATGTCGCGGAGGACGAGGTGCAAACGCCGAAGGTGTCGGTATTGATTTCTCATGTGCAAGATATTGAGTCACTGCAACATCAAGATGTTGACCTGTATTATCAACTGCCGATGGGCTTGGCGGCTGAGCTTGAGTCAGTGTGCGCGATTCTAGATCAGTATCCTAATTTGAACCCGTGGTTCCCATCCATTTTGATTGGGGATGATTTCACGGCAGCCAAGCAACTGCTGGAGAGACTCAGACCCAACCTGTTAGTCACCAATAATTCAGGTGTGGGTTTTGTGGCTAAAACCTTGGGGCTAGATTGGATTGCTGGACCTCAGATGAATACCAGCAACTCGTTTGCTCTCGCGTGTTTGCAGCAGGAATTTGCCGCGCAAGGGGCATTTTTGTCCAACGAGCTGAGCCATAAACAACTCAAACGCATTAAGCGTCCGCTGGGCATGCGTACCTTCTACAGTGTGTATCATCCCAATACGCTGCTAACCAGTCGTCAATGTCTATTCCAGCAAACAGAAGGGTGTCGCAAGATACAAATCAATAAGGGTTGCCTTAAACGTTGTGAGAAGCGTACCTCCATTATTAACCTTAAAGACAATCCCTACGTGGTTGATAAGCAGCGTGGTAGCCATAACGCAATATACAGTGAACACAATGTGCTCAACATGGACGTAGTAAAGGATCTGCCGTACTTGTTGACGGATGTGTTGTTAGATTTGCGCGACATCGCCACGGAAACCCGCTTGCATGTGACTAAAGGGGAGTTTGTTGAGCAGTGCCTGTCGTTAGTCCAGTTATCGTCATCGCAACAAGAGACTCAATTGGTATTCGAGAAACTGGTGTCTCCGGTGACCAATCGGCAGTATCAAAAAGGCATCTAG